From a region of the Salminus brasiliensis chromosome 4, fSalBra1.hap2, whole genome shotgun sequence genome:
- the gdf10a gene encoding growth/differentiation factor 10 — MVKLLSDLKSFSAFGPRHVLFIRNPVRFMPPLCFRYFHMALKCFILLHLLVSSVRCASESVFGEAPSAEERSDSATTDMVEQHMFKLYEKYSREVHGPKEGNTVRSFKAMPENTEQRVLYQLNLTSLQESEVILTTTLHFFFDKRPRQRSWFCKRLKNPSCRIQNLHQLPSFRILFRCPSSGSSLGLLLGHITFYPHRRGIWQTKDVSPVIKEARNRNQLVITLEFDYGEKYHRYQDQLSASSLPYMLVYANDLAISEPNSVAVSLQRYDPFPTDEQTTRSPNSSPDLRVKRDLYFSDPIQNNELPEVEYDSFKQHDLWESTYQALKPKPSKKERRKKVQEHADRLNKSQVLSFDEKTMKKARRRQWKESRSCSRRYLKVDFADIGWSEWILSPKSFDAYYCAGTCEFPIPKVVRPSNHATIQSIVKTVGIVPGIPEPCCVPDKMNPLSVLFLDESRNIVLKVYPNMSVETCACR, encoded by the exons ATGGTCAAACTACTGAGCGATTTAAAGAGCTTTAGTGCTTTCGGACCTCGTCACGTGCTGTTCATTAGAAACCCAGTTCGGTTCATGCCCCCGTTGTGCTTTAGGTATTTTCACATGGCGCTGAAATGCTTTATTTTGCTGCACCTGCTGGTGTCTTCGGTCCGCTGTGCATCAGAGTCCGTGTTTGGAGAAGCGCCCAGTGCTGAAGAGCGCAGTGACAGCGCGACGACGGACATGGTGGAGCAACACATGTTCAAACTGTACGAGAAATACAGCAGGGAAGTGCACGGACCTAAAGAGGGAAACACCGTGAGGAGTTTTAAAGCAATGCCTG AAAACACGGAGCAGAGAGTTCTGTACCAGCTGAATCTAACCTCCCTCCAAGAGTCTGAGGTGATTCTCACCACCACACTGCATTTCTTCTTCGATAAACGCCCACGTCAGAGGTCCTGGTTCTGCAAGCGCCTCAAGAACCCCTCCTGCCGCATCCAGAACCTTCACCAGTTGCCTTCCTTCCGCATTCTTTTCCGATGTCCTTCATCTGGTTCTTCTTTGGGCTTGTTGCTCGGGCACATTACCTTTTACCCTCACAGAAGGGGGATTTGGCAGACCAAGGATGTGTCTCCAGTTATTAAAGAGGCTAGAAATAGGAATCAGCTCGTTATAACACTGGAGTTTGACTATGGAGAAAAGTACCACAGGTATCAGGACCAGCTCTCAGCCTCCAGCTTACCATACATGCTGGTGTACGCCAATGACCTGGCCATATCAGAGCCCAACAGTGTGGCTGTGAGCTTACAGAGGTATGACCCCTTTCCTACAGATGAGCAGACCACTCGCTCTCCAAATTCTTCGCCTGACTTGCGAGTCAAGCGGGACTTGTATTTTTCTGACCCCATCCAGAACAATGAACTCCCTGAGGTGGAGTATGACAGTTTCAAGCAGCACGATTTGTGGGAAAGCACTTATCAAGCGCTAAAGCCAAAGCCCTCCAAGAAAGAGCGGAGAAAGAAAGTTCAAGAGCACGCTGACAGACTGAACAAGTCTCAGGTTCTCAGCTTTGATGAGAAAACCATGAAGAAAGCAAGGAGAAGACAATGGAAAGAGTCTCGCAGCTGCTCCAGGAGGTACCTGAAGGTTGACTTTGCAGACATTGGCTGGAGCGAATGGATCTTGTCCCCTAAGTCCTTTGATGCGTACTACTGCGCAGGAACATGTGAATTCCCCATACCTAAG GTTGTTCGCCCTTCCAACCATGCAACTATCCAGAGTATAGTGAAGACGGTTGGTATCGTTCCTGGCATCCCAGAGCCCTGCTGTGTACCTGATAAAATGAACCCCCTCAGCGTCCTGTTCCTGGATGAGTCCAGAAACATCGTCTTAAAGGTCTACCCCAACATGTCTGTGGAGACGTGTGCTTGTCGATAG